The region CGGGCGGCTCGAGGACCTGAGGGCGGCGGCGGAGGTGCTTAAGGGGAAGAAGGTGGCCCCCTGGGTGCGGCTTTTGGTGGTGCCCGCCTCCAGCCAGGTCCTGGAGGAGGCGGCCAAGGACGGGACCCTCCTCACCCTCCTGCAGGCGGGGGCCACCATCGGCACCCCGGGGTGCGGCCCCTGCATGGGGCGGCACATGGGGGTCTTGGCCCCGGGGGAGGTGTGCGTTTCCACCTCCAACCGCAACTTCCGCGGGCGCATGGGGGCCCCGGACGCCGAGATCTACCTGGCAAGTCCCCGGGTGGCGGCGGCCAGCGCCGTGGCGGGCTACCTGACCACGCCGGAGGAGCTAGAGGTGAACCATGCCTAGGGTCTGGAAGTTCGGCGACCAGATCAACACCGATGACATCCTGCCGGGGAAGTACGCCCCCTTCATGGTGGGGGAGGACCGCTTCCACCAGTTCGCCTTCGCCCACCTAAGGCCCGAGTTCGCCCAGGAGGTGCGCCCCGGGGACCTCCTGGTCTTCGGCCGGAACGCCGGGCTTGGCTCCAGCCGCGAGTACGCCCCCGAGGCGCTAAAGCGCCTGGGGATCCGGGCGGTGATCGCCAAAAGCTACGCCCGCATCTTCTTCCGCAATCTGGTGAACCTGGGGATCATCCCCTTCGAGTCGGAGGAGGTGGTGGATGCGCTAGAGGACGGCGAGGAGGTGGAGCTGGACCTGGAGCGGGGGGTTTTGCAAAGGGGAGGGGAGCGCTTTCTCCTCCGCCCCCCACCCCCCTTCCTCCTAGAGGCGCTCAAGGAGGGGTCGCTTCTGGACTACTACAAGAAGCACGGGCGCTTCCCGGGGGAGTAAACTCTGGTCATGGAGGACCTAGAGATCGTCTGTCCGGTGTGCGGCGAGGCCAGCGTGGTGCTGGCCGAGGACCTGGAGACCCTCGAGGTGGGGGACGTCTTGGAGTGCGAGGCCTGCGGGGCCTTTTTGGAGGTGACCTCCCTGGACCCCTTGGAGGTGGAGGTGACGGAGGAGGGCCTGGAGGGCTTCTTCGTGGACTGCCCCCGTTGCGGCTACACCTTTGAGGTGTCCGAGGAGGACCAAGGCCAAGAGGTGCAGTGCCCCGAGTGCGGCTTTAGCTTTGTCCCCGACTGGAGCGAAGTGGAAGAAGAGGAGGACGAGGAATGGTAGCCACGTGCCCGGAGTGCGGAGCCGAGATCCGTTTGGAGAACCCCGAGCTGGGGGAGCTTGTGGTCTGCGAGGACTGCGGCGCCGAGTTAGAGGTGGTGGGGCTTGACCCCTTGCGCCTCGAGCCCGCCCCCGAGGAGGCGGAGGACTGGGGCGAGTGAGCCCATGAAGCCTCGGGGAAGGCCAGAAGGCCTTCCCCCTTTCTAAAGCCATGCTGGCCATCCTTTACGACCGCATCCGCCCCGACGAGAGGATGCTCTTTGAGCGGGCCGAGGCCCTGGGCATCCCCTACAAGAAGGTGTACGTTCCCGCCCTGCCCATGGTCCTGGGGGAAAGGCCCAAGGAGCTAGAGGGGGTCACGGTGGCCCTGGAGCGGTGCGTGAGCCAAAGCCGGGGCCTGGCTGTGGCCCGCTACCTCACCGCCTTGGGCATCCCGGTGGTCAACCGCCCCGAGGTGATGGAGACCTGCGGGGACAAGTGGGCCACCAGCGTGGCCCTGGCCCGCTTTGGGGTGCCCCAGCCCAAAACCGCTCTCCTCACCGATACCGAGGAGGCCCTAAAGCTCATGGAGGCCTGGGGTTACCCCGTGGTCCTCAAGCCGGTGATCGGGAGCTGGGGGAGGCTTCTCGCCAAGATCACCGACCGGGAAGCGGCGGAGGCCATCCTGGAGCACAAGGAGGTTCTGGGGGGCTTCCAGCACCAGCTCCTCTACCTGCAGGAGTACGTGAAAAAGCCCGGGCGGGACATCCGGGTCTTCGTGGTGGGGGATAGGGCCATCGCCGCCATCTACCGCAAAAGCCCCCACTGGATCACCAACACCGCCCGGGGCGGCCAGGCGGAAAACTGCCC is a window of Thermus sp. LT1-2-5 DNA encoding:
- a CDS encoding homoaconitate hydratase (catalyzes the formation of homoisocitrate from cis-homoaconitate); the encoded protein is MPRVWKFGDQINTDDILPGKYAPFMVGEDRFHQFAFAHLRPEFAQEVRPGDLLVFGRNAGLGSSREYAPEALKRLGIRAVIAKSYARIFFRNLVNLGIIPFESEEVVDALEDGEEVELDLERGVLQRGGERFLLRPPPPFLLEALKEGSLLDYYKKHGRFPGE
- a CDS encoding paraquat-inducible protein A, whose amino-acid sequence is MEDLEIVCPVCGEASVVLAEDLETLEVGDVLECEACGAFLEVTSLDPLEVEVTEEGLEGFFVDCPRCGYTFEVSEEDQGQEVQCPECGFSFVPDWSEVEEEEDEEW
- the lysW gene encoding lysine biosynthesis protein LysW, with the protein product MVATCPECGAEIRLENPELGELVVCEDCGAELEVVGLDPLRLEPAPEEAEDWGE
- the lysX gene encoding lysine biosynthesis protein LysX, which gives rise to MLAILYDRIRPDERMLFERAEALGIPYKKVYVPALPMVLGERPKELEGVTVALERCVSQSRGLAVARYLTALGIPVVNRPEVMETCGDKWATSVALARFGVPQPKTALLTDTEEALKLMEAWGYPVVLKPVIGSWGRLLAKITDREAAEAILEHKEVLGGFQHQLLYLQEYVKKPGRDIRVFVVGDRAIAAIYRKSPHWITNTARGGQAENCPLTEELAELSVRAAQAVGGGVVAIDLFESERGLLVNEVNHTMEFKNSVHTTGVDIPGEILRYAWEVARG